One window from the genome of Spirosoma rhododendri encodes:
- a CDS encoding MBL fold metallo-hydrolase: protein MQLKTIDVGPFKLDGGAMFGVVPKTIWQRTNPADDRNLCDWALRCLLIEDGNRLMLVDTGTGDKQNDRFFSFYDLPNGKTLTGEIERAGYSTNDITDVLLTHLHFDHAGGAVSYADAARTRLAPTFANATYWVHSGQWDWAMNPTPANGRPTCARTCYPCRKAASWYLRTNAITALAD, encoded by the coding sequence ATGCAACTCAAAACCATCGACGTCGGCCCGTTTAAACTCGACGGGGGCGCTATGTTTGGCGTCGTTCCGAAAACCATCTGGCAGCGTACCAACCCCGCCGACGATCGTAACCTGTGCGATTGGGCGTTGCGCTGCCTGCTCATCGAAGACGGTAACCGGCTGATGCTGGTCGATACCGGTACCGGCGACAAACAGAACGACCGTTTCTTTAGCTTCTATGACCTGCCTAACGGCAAAACCCTCACGGGCGAAATTGAGCGGGCGGGATATTCTACCAACGATATAACCGATGTATTGCTGACGCACCTGCACTTCGATCACGCGGGTGGGGCCGTCAGTTACGCCGACGCGGCCCGCACCCGATTGGCTCCCACTTTCGCCAACGCGACGTACTGGGTGCATAGCGGGCAATGGGACTGGGCCATGAACCCAACCCCCGCGAACGGGCGACCTACCTGCGCGAGAACCTGCTACCCTTGCAGGAAAGCGGCCAGCTGGTATTTACGGACAAACGCGATCACAGCATTGGCGGACTAG
- a CDS encoding DUF4267 domain-containing protein, protein MQTEQLPRWAKIAGYTFGALLMFIGLRFLIMPQAAERGFGLIYDQSAYSFHYIKGIRDIFSGLILAIFTYMNWRLPLAVTLLAGSLIPTVDMLVVMTAARAVPGAEWIHGSTALAIWVTTYFLLRRRR, encoded by the coding sequence ATGCAAACGGAACAACTGCCCCGCTGGGCCAAAATCGCAGGTTATACGTTCGGTGCACTGCTCATGTTTATCGGACTCCGGTTTTTGATTATGCCGCAAGCCGCCGAACGCGGGTTTGGCCTGATCTACGACCAATCCGCTTATTCATTTCACTACATCAAAGGCATTCGGGACATATTCTCCGGCCTTATTCTGGCGATATTCACGTACATGAACTGGCGGCTACCGCTGGCGGTCACCTTGCTGGCCGGTTCGCTGATTCCCACCGTCGATATGCTGGTGGTAATGACGGCGGCCCGGGCGGTGCCGGGCGCCGAATGGATTCACGGCAGCACGGCACTGGCCATCTGGGTGACCACTTATTTTCTACTGCGTCGTCGGCGATAG
- a CDS encoding Crp/Fnr family transcriptional regulator encodes MKLSEPSLLSVIRQIVPVSSADEDCINRLFETHTLSAGDFFLRAGEVCRYVGFVETGLLRYYVLDDGEERTYDFSPEQTFTCNYESFLPQQPSTRYIEALEPTTLRRISYDNLQLLYAQMEHGQALGRLIAEQLFLVTLGKLTSFYRETADERYDSFMRLFPNLVERLPQYVIASYIGIKPQSLSRLRAQRAGKQY; translated from the coding sequence GTGAAGTTGTCAGAACCGTCACTACTCAGCGTCATTCGCCAGATCGTCCCGGTCAGTTCGGCCGACGAAGACTGTATCAACCGGTTGTTCGAAACGCATACGCTCAGCGCGGGCGATTTCTTTCTGCGGGCGGGCGAGGTGTGTCGGTACGTCGGGTTCGTTGAAACGGGCCTGCTGCGGTATTACGTGCTCGATGACGGGGAAGAACGAACGTACGATTTTTCGCCTGAACAAACGTTTACCTGCAACTACGAAAGTTTTCTGCCCCAGCAACCGTCAACCCGCTACATCGAAGCCCTCGAACCAACGACCCTTCGGCGGATCAGCTACGATAATCTGCAACTGCTATACGCTCAGATGGAGCACGGACAGGCGCTGGGCCGATTGATAGCGGAGCAGCTATTTCTGGTAACACTTGGTAAATTAACTTCTTTCTACCGCGAAACCGCCGATGAACGTTACGATTCGTTTATGCGGTTGTTCCCGAATCTGGTTGAGCGCTTACCGCAGTATGTTATTGCCTCGTACATCGGCATCAAGCCGCAGTCATTGAGTCGGCTTCGGGCGCAGCGGGCGGGCAAACAGTATTGA
- a CDS encoding cytochrome b/b6 domain-containing protein: MKRIVHKHPLAIRWFHWINFPVLFVMIWSGLLIYWAYDPYKIQIGDYVLFSFFPDGFYKALGVPFRLAEGMAWHWVFMWLFILNGILYVGYTFMSGEWRHLVPDRNSFREAIQVTLYDFGLRKTQPPFVKYNGAQKIAYFTIILMGIGSVLTGFAIYKPVQIAWLTTLLGGYKAARLEHFVLTVGFVLFFFIHVAQVIRAGWHNFQSMVTGFEVVKPSDPERPVSQAPAPMPEPDPVSPSQPALS; this comes from the coding sequence ATGAAACGTATTGTGCATAAACACCCACTGGCAATCCGGTGGTTTCACTGGATCAACTTCCCGGTGTTGTTCGTGATGATCTGGAGTGGTCTGCTGATCTACTGGGCCTACGACCCGTACAAGATTCAGATCGGTGACTATGTGTTGTTCTCGTTTTTCCCGGATGGTTTTTACAAAGCGCTGGGCGTGCCATTCCGGCTGGCCGAAGGCATGGCGTGGCACTGGGTATTTATGTGGCTGTTTATTCTGAACGGCATCCTGTACGTCGGCTACACGTTTATGTCGGGCGAATGGCGGCATTTGGTTCCCGACCGAAATTCGTTCCGGGAAGCCATTCAGGTGACTCTGTACGACTTCGGCCTGCGCAAAACCCAGCCGCCGTTTGTGAAGTACAACGGCGCACAGAAGATCGCTTATTTCACCATCATACTGATGGGAATCGGCTCGGTACTGACGGGCTTCGCCATCTATAAACCAGTACAGATTGCGTGGCTGACGACCTTGCTCGGCGGCTACAAAGCGGCCCGGCTGGAGCATTTCGTGCTGACGGTCGGCTTTGTACTGTTTTTCTTCATTCACGTCGCGCAGGTGATCCGGGCGGGCTGGCACAACTTCCAGTCGATGGTAACCGGCTTTGAAGTTGTCAAACCATCCGATCCCGAACGGCCGGTAAGTCAGGCACCCGCGCCAATGCCCGAACCCGATCCGGTTTCACCTTCTCAACCCGCCTTGTCATGA
- a CDS encoding molybdopterin-dependent oxidoreductase, with protein MSQSTEPKLPEENVPESAMRRKTLISFGVFALAAAGSTGLYKYIADSKNALGVKRPLRLVLNENEAVARTYFSNNHLVPTFDPKQAARPARVNGYDGIKKPIPDDWQLQIDRPNAEPLMLSMDAIKALPKHEITYEFKCIEGWSQVQNWAGARLSDFMAAYKLGTRSGNAPNPDQPDDLFKHVGMETPDKGYYVGIDMASALHPQTLLAYENNGEPINAQHGAPVRLIIPVKYGVKNLKRIGRIFFADERPRDFWTERGYDYYVGL; from the coding sequence ATGAGTCAGTCAACAGAACCAAAACTACCCGAAGAAAACGTTCCCGAATCGGCCATGCGCCGAAAAACGCTGATTTCGTTCGGCGTATTTGCGCTGGCTGCTGCCGGTTCGACGGGGTTGTACAAGTACATCGCGGACAGCAAAAACGCGCTGGGGGTTAAACGCCCGCTGCGGCTGGTGCTGAACGAAAACGAAGCGGTTGCCCGGACCTATTTCAGCAACAATCACCTTGTCCCGACGTTCGACCCGAAACAAGCCGCCCGACCCGCCCGCGTCAACGGCTACGACGGCATAAAGAAACCCATCCCCGACGATTGGCAGCTTCAGATCGACCGGCCCAACGCCGAGCCGCTTATGCTCTCGATGGACGCGATCAAAGCCTTGCCGAAGCACGAAATCACCTACGAATTTAAGTGCATTGAGGGTTGGAGTCAGGTACAGAACTGGGCCGGGGCACGGCTGTCGGATTTCATGGCGGCTTACAAACTCGGCACCCGCAGCGGCAACGCGCCTAACCCCGATCAGCCCGACGACCTGTTTAAACACGTCGGTATGGAAACACCCGACAAAGGCTATTACGTGGGTATCGACATGGCGAGCGCCCTGCACCCACAGACACTGCTGGCCTATGAAAACAACGGTGAGCCGATCAACGCACAGCACGGTGCCCCCGTCCGCCTGATTATCCCGGTGAAATACGGTGTCAAGAACCTGAAGCGCATCGGCCGGATTTTCTTCGCCGACGAACGCCCCCGCGACTTCTGGACCGAACGCGGCTATGACTATTATGTAGGACTGTAA
- a CDS encoding DUF1223 domain-containing protein, producing MLTLLLLTSLLAGPKNPGKPMARPVVVLELFTSQGCSSCPSADQTLKQITDQANASGQAVYGLSFHVDYWNRLGWRDPFSSASFTNRQRQYDRALNTQTYTPQLIINGRQDIVGSQSGRIQQSIRAIQQQPAAAFVGIDGKVTDRANGQIAVQYELGSDGPYRLNAALVQKEVQTVVKNGENGGRTLTNTNVVRDFKTLEKPGRSGQVLLTVPPGLRTEQTAVLLYIQRTDSGQIVGAVRL from the coding sequence ATGCTCACCCTCCTTCTCCTGACAAGCCTGCTGGCAGGCCCAAAAAATCCCGGCAAGCCGATGGCCCGCCCGGTGGTCGTGCTCGAATTGTTTACGTCGCAGGGCTGCTCAAGTTGCCCGTCGGCCGATCAGACGTTGAAGCAGATTACCGATCAGGCCAACGCGTCGGGGCAAGCGGTTTACGGGCTGTCGTTCCACGTCGACTACTGGAACCGGCTGGGCTGGCGCGACCCGTTCAGCAGCGCATCCTTTACCAACCGGCAACGGCAGTACGACCGCGCACTGAACACGCAGACGTACACTCCACAACTCATCATCAACGGGCGACAGGACATAGTCGGCAGTCAAAGCGGCCGGATTCAGCAAAGCATCCGTGCAATACAGCAACAGCCCGCAGCAGCCTTCGTCGGTATCGACGGTAAAGTCACCGACCGCGCCAACGGGCAAATAGCTGTTCAGTACGAACTGGGCAGCGACGGCCCTTACCGACTCAATGCTGCGCTGGTGCAGAAAGAAGTGCAAACGGTTGTAAAAAACGGCGAAAACGGGGGTCGCACCCTGACGAATACCAACGTCGTGCGCGATTTCAAAACGCTCGAAAAACCCGGCCGCTCCGGTCAGGTGTTGCTAACGGTACCGCCCGGTCTCCGCACAGAGCAAACGGCCGTGCTACTTTACATACAGCGTACCGACAGCGGGCAGATCGTCGGGGCGGTACGGTTGTAG
- a CDS encoding zinc-dependent alcohol dehydrogenase has translation MKALCYNGVGDLRTERVPDPTIINPKDAILRVILSSVCGSDLHLLNGYVPTMREGDIIGHEFMGEVIEIGSEVKNLKKGDRVVVCSILGCGECQYCQSTQWSLCDNSNPHAWIPEKAYGYSPAGIFGYSHAFGGYAGSHADYIRVPYADRGCFVIPEGLPDEAAVFASDALPTGFMAADLADIQPGNVVAIWGCGGVGQMAIQSAFLLGASRVIAIDREPDRLRMAKEISGAEVLDFSKVDVQEALREMTGGRGPDRCIDCVGMEAVSEGLDYYYDKTKQFVRLESDRPIVLREAIMACRKGGTVSIIGVYGGLVDSIPMGAAMNKALTFRMGQQHGQRYIPRLLEHLQKGELNSSFMLTHKMSLDQGMAGYDLFNKKETMRVVFAPQ, from the coding sequence ATGAAAGCGCTATGTTATAACGGTGTTGGCGACCTGCGCACAGAGCGGGTTCCCGATCCAACAATCATCAACCCCAAAGATGCGATTCTGCGGGTCATCCTGTCATCAGTCTGCGGCTCCGACCTGCACCTGCTCAATGGCTATGTGCCAACGATGCGCGAAGGCGACATCATCGGCCACGAGTTTATGGGCGAAGTGATCGAGATAGGCTCCGAGGTGAAGAATCTGAAAAAAGGCGACCGCGTAGTGGTGTGCTCGATTCTGGGGTGTGGCGAATGTCAATATTGCCAGAGTACGCAATGGTCGCTCTGCGACAACTCCAACCCCCACGCCTGGATACCGGAAAAAGCCTACGGTTATTCGCCAGCCGGAATTTTCGGGTACTCGCACGCCTTTGGCGGCTATGCCGGTTCTCATGCCGATTACATCCGCGTACCGTATGCCGACCGGGGCTGCTTTGTTATTCCCGAAGGCTTGCCCGACGAGGCCGCCGTATTTGCGTCGGATGCCCTCCCAACGGGCTTTATGGCTGCGGATTTAGCAGACATCCAGCCGGGTAACGTGGTGGCTATATGGGGTTGCGGAGGAGTTGGTCAGATGGCCATTCAAAGTGCGTTTCTGCTGGGCGCTTCCCGCGTGATTGCCATCGACCGCGAACCCGATCGGTTGCGAATGGCGAAAGAGATCAGCGGAGCCGAAGTGCTGGATTTCTCGAAAGTCGACGTTCAGGAAGCGTTGCGGGAGATGACCGGCGGGCGTGGCCCCGACCGATGCATCGACTGCGTGGGCATGGAAGCGGTTAGCGAAGGGTTGGATTATTACTACGACAAAACCAAGCAGTTTGTCCGGCTGGAGTCCGACCGGCCGATCGTGCTGCGGGAAGCCATCATGGCCTGTCGGAAAGGCGGCACCGTGTCGATTATTGGCGTTTACGGCGGCCTGGTAGACAGCATCCCGATGGGGGCGGCCATGAACAAAGCCCTGACCTTCCGAATGGGTCAGCAACACGGGCAGCGCTACATTCCCCGGTTGCTGGAACACCTGCAAAAAGGAGAGCTTAACTCAAGCTTCATGCTGACGCACAAAATGTCGCTCGATCAGGGCATGGCGGGTTACGATCTGTTCAACAAGAAAGAAACGATGCGGGTCGTTTTTGCTCCGCAGTAG
- a CDS encoding SRPBCC family protein, with product MANKKQPVSSLLGMGPIEPDTSGSSRINVDNTERIWSAAGGALLATYGLRRGSLGGLLLATLGGFMVYRGASGYCPMNKALGRNTAEPKSDDKAMDSIEIAKSLTINKPRKEVYAYWRQLENLPQFMFHLSEVQQLDNKRSHWVAKLSDGLLAKTLGTVEWDAEILEEVKNERLVWKSVADARIDNAGEVRFVDAPNGQGTEVHAVIKYRPPAGQLGGAIMKLFNPAFEEMIKQDLRRFKQLLETGEITTIEGQPSGRKSEQQPGKKPISEQAKVDEKHESAML from the coding sequence ATGGCAAACAAAAAACAGCCCGTGTCGAGCTTACTGGGCATGGGACCGATTGAACCAGATACCAGCGGGTCCAGTCGAATCAACGTTGATAATACGGAGCGAATCTGGTCGGCGGCTGGTGGCGCGCTATTAGCGACGTACGGCTTACGGCGTGGTTCGTTGGGCGGGCTATTGCTGGCCACGCTGGGCGGATTTATGGTCTACCGGGGCGCGTCGGGCTATTGCCCCATGAACAAAGCGCTGGGGCGAAATACGGCCGAGCCGAAGTCTGACGATAAGGCGATGGATTCGATTGAAATCGCCAAGAGCCTGACGATTAACAAACCTCGCAAAGAGGTATACGCCTACTGGCGGCAACTGGAGAACCTGCCCCAGTTTATGTTTCACCTGAGCGAAGTTCAGCAACTCGACAACAAACGGTCGCATTGGGTCGCGAAACTCTCGGATGGTTTGCTTGCGAAAACACTGGGAACGGTGGAGTGGGACGCGGAGATTCTGGAGGAGGTCAAAAACGAACGATTGGTCTGGAAATCAGTCGCCGACGCCCGGATTGACAACGCGGGCGAAGTCCGTTTTGTCGATGCGCCCAATGGCCAGGGTACGGAAGTGCACGCGGTGATCAAGTATCGTCCACCAGCCGGGCAACTGGGCGGTGCGATCATGAAACTGTTCAACCCGGCTTTCGAGGAGATGATCAAACAGGACTTGCGCCGGTTCAAGCAATTGCTGGAAACCGGCGAAATCACGACCATCGAGGGGCAACCGTCGGGTCGGAAAAGCGAGCAACAACCCGGTAAGAAACCTATATCTGAACAGGCCAAAGTAGACGAAAAACATGAAAGCGCTATGTTATAA
- a CDS encoding L-dopachrome tautomerase-related protein produces MSTSSQELEQVFSDDTYQLTGVAIAKDGRLFSCYPLWPGPHRYSVVEIFPNNQVKPYPDEPWNSWQEGDDGTNKWVCVQAVYVDAENNLWVVDPACPNMEQVYDASFKLVKFNLATDSIEAVYRFEGVLSNKSYINDVRVDTRRQVAYLTNSNEGGIVVIDLSTGTIREVLRNHPSVKHDPSFTLIVDGKEFKKQGQPVHLQSDGIALTPDGEWLYYKPLTDNKLYRIPTDYLRNEALPDDQRAAAVEDLGRFAVTDGMIFDTNGNLYLGDYQNYKLVRITPAYKLDDVVADERLIWPDSYSISTDNYLYISCSQINKQPDYNEGENKRTNPYAIYRMKLPDT; encoded by the coding sequence ATGAGCACGAGCAGTCAGGAATTGGAACAAGTCTTTTCCGATGATACCTACCAGTTAACCGGTGTGGCGATCGCGAAAGACGGGCGTTTGTTTAGCTGTTATCCGCTATGGCCCGGACCCCATCGGTACAGCGTTGTCGAAATATTCCCCAATAACCAGGTGAAACCGTATCCAGACGAGCCATGGAACAGCTGGCAGGAAGGGGACGACGGAACGAACAAATGGGTTTGTGTGCAGGCCGTCTATGTTGATGCGGAGAACAACCTGTGGGTGGTAGACCCGGCCTGCCCGAACATGGAGCAGGTGTATGACGCTAGTTTTAAGCTGGTCAAGTTCAACCTGGCTACCGACAGCATCGAAGCCGTGTACCGGTTTGAGGGCGTACTGAGCAACAAAAGCTACATCAACGATGTGCGGGTCGATACCCGTAGACAGGTAGCGTATCTGACGAACTCCAATGAAGGGGGGATCGTGGTGATTGACCTGTCAACGGGAACGATCCGGGAGGTACTGCGCAACCATCCGTCGGTGAAACACGACCCTTCCTTTACCCTGATCGTGGACGGGAAGGAGTTTAAAAAGCAGGGGCAGCCGGTACACCTTCAATCGGATGGCATTGCCCTGACGCCGGATGGTGAGTGGCTGTATTACAAACCACTCACCGACAATAAACTCTACCGCATTCCAACGGACTATCTGCGAAACGAAGCCTTGCCGGACGATCAGCGGGCGGCTGCGGTGGAAGATTTGGGCCGGTTTGCGGTCACGGATGGGATGATCTTCGACACCAACGGCAACCTGTATCTGGGCGATTACCAGAACTACAAACTGGTCCGAATAACGCCTGCGTACAAGCTGGACGATGTGGTGGCTGACGAAAGGCTGATCTGGCCGGATAGTTATTCCATTTCGACGGATAACTATTTATATATCAGTTGCTCCCAGATCAACAAGCAACCCGATTACAACGAAGGCGAAAACAAACGGACCAACCCGTATGCCATTTACCGAATGAAGCTGCCCGACACCTAA
- a CDS encoding zinc-dependent alcohol dehydrogenase, with product MLAMNFRGPRQIRLDRDKPEPEIKHPYDAIVRVTRSLICGSDLHLYHGRVPDTRVGMTFGHEFTGVVEAIGSGVQKLKVGDHVLVPFNVACGTCPHCKQELYGNCNESNPEATAVGGFFGYAHTGGGYDGGQAEYVRVPYADVSPTVIPKEMDLENAVLLTDVVPTGYQAAEQGGIQKGDTVVVFGAGPVGLMAARFAWFFGATRVIVVDHVDYRLEFARKFAFAEAYNFRDMKDPVLFLKKATDYFGADVCIDAVGCDGTGSAQQTITGKGLLLQAGDATALHWAINSVKKGGIVSIIGVYGPPWNLVPVGSLMNKGITVRANQASVKRLLPRLIDHIMSGRINPKEMITHRIPLEEVSDAYRMFSSKLDHIIKPLLIPPRANAA from the coding sequence ATGTTAGCCATGAATTTTCGCGGGCCTCGGCAAATCCGGCTAGACCGGGATAAGCCTGAACCCGAGATCAAGCATCCTTACGATGCCATTGTCCGGGTTACCCGATCCCTGATTTGCGGCTCCGACCTGCACCTGTACCACGGTCGTGTGCCCGATACCCGGGTGGGTATGACCTTTGGCCATGAGTTTACCGGCGTCGTCGAAGCCATCGGCTCGGGCGTGCAAAAGCTCAAAGTGGGCGACCACGTGCTGGTGCCGTTCAACGTTGCCTGCGGCACTTGCCCGCACTGCAAGCAGGAACTCTACGGCAACTGCAACGAGTCTAACCCGGAAGCCACGGCCGTCGGCGGCTTTTTTGGCTATGCACACACGGGTGGGGGCTACGATGGCGGACAGGCCGAATACGTTCGGGTACCCTACGCCGATGTGAGCCCCACCGTAATCCCCAAGGAAATGGACCTGGAAAACGCCGTCCTGCTGACGGACGTAGTGCCTACGGGCTACCAGGCTGCTGAGCAGGGGGGCATCCAGAAAGGCGACACCGTGGTAGTGTTTGGCGCCGGACCGGTGGGGCTGATGGCGGCCCGCTTTGCCTGGTTTTTCGGGGCTACCCGCGTCATCGTAGTCGACCACGTCGATTACCGCCTGGAGTTTGCCCGCAAGTTTGCCTTTGCCGAGGCTTACAACTTCCGGGACATGAAAGATCCGGTGTTGTTCCTGAAAAAAGCCACCGACTACTTTGGGGCCGACGTATGTATCGATGCGGTAGGCTGCGATGGTACCGGGAGTGCGCAGCAAACCATCACCGGTAAAGGACTGCTTTTGCAAGCCGGCGATGCCACGGCCCTGCACTGGGCGATCAACTCGGTCAAAAAAGGCGGTATTGTGTCCATCATCGGGGTATACGGTCCTCCCTGGAATCTGGTACCCGTTGGCAGCCTGATGAACAAAGGGATTACCGTACGGGCCAACCAGGCTTCGGTAAAACGGCTGCTGCCCAGGCTGATTGACCACATCATGAGCGGCCGTATCAATCCCAAGGAAATGATTACGCACCGGATACCACTGGAAGAAGTGTCGGATGCGTACCGCATGTTTTCTAGTAAGCTGGATCACATCATTAAACCCTTACTCATTCCACCACGCGCCAACGCGGCCTAA
- a CDS encoding family 78 glycoside hydrolase catalytic domain, producing the protein MPVRLLFVCLLLSLTTFAQTPANDWTNRYWTAKWIACPGAPAKQYGVYHFRKTISLPQKPTRFLVHVSADNRYQLFVNGKRVALGPARSDPQHWYYDSIDLAPFLQSGANTLAALVWNMGEGMPVSQTSYQTGFIVQGDTDAEKSANTDSGWKSYQNRAYSPIKNDIPKLRTYIVVGDGDRVDAAQYPWSWEQANYDDAAWKPAQQLWFQAKPRGFGTDGNWQLMPRPIPMMAEQPVRLQTVRRTSGAPMTNAFLQGNAPVNIPASTTATFLLDQTYLTNAYPELTVSGGKGAVVTLSYAEALIDQAGKKGNRNEINGRHMLGFDDQFIADGSARRTFRPLWFRTYRYLQLTVETREQPLVLDDLSGQFTGYPFTEKAQVSTNDSTLKNIWNVGWRTAQLCAGETYYDCPYYEQLQYTGDTRIQALISLYVTGDDRLMRKAITDYDHSRFSDGLTQSRYPSSDFQVIPTFSLFWVCMLHDYWMHRPDDAFVKSMLPGMLAVLNWHEQRLTPTGMNGPLSWWNFVDWSDWKGAKDEAAGGVPNGARTGGSSILTLQQAYTYLRAGDLLAHFGQNERAEHYRELARRLAKATVAQCYDSNRGLFADTPAKTSYSQHANILAVLTDAVPAAQQAALLQKTISDTSLTQATFYFKFYLFEALRKTGMGDQFIPQLKPWRDMLAMGLTTFAENPEPTRSDCHAWSASPLYELLATTCGIRPAEPNFKTVRIEPSFGPLTNISGKMPHPKGDIAVQFQKTATGGLAGTVTLPAGLTGTLRWKGKSLLLKSGTQPVSL; encoded by the coding sequence ATGCCCGTTCGCCTGCTCTTCGTTTGCCTGCTACTGTCGCTGACCACGTTTGCCCAGACCCCCGCCAACGACTGGACGAACCGCTACTGGACGGCGAAGTGGATTGCCTGCCCCGGTGCGCCCGCCAAACAGTACGGCGTCTATCACTTCCGCAAAACGATCAGCCTCCCGCAGAAACCGACGCGCTTTCTGGTACACGTATCGGCCGACAATCGGTATCAACTGTTCGTCAATGGCAAGCGGGTAGCCCTCGGCCCGGCCCGCAGCGACCCGCAGCACTGGTATTACGACAGCATTGACCTCGCGCCGTTTTTGCAGTCCGGGGCCAACACACTGGCCGCGCTGGTCTGGAACATGGGCGAGGGGATGCCGGTATCGCAGACGAGTTATCAGACCGGTTTCATCGTGCAGGGCGACACCGACGCAGAGAAGTCGGCCAACACGGATAGTGGCTGGAAAAGCTACCAGAACCGGGCATATTCACCGATCAAAAACGACATTCCCAAACTCCGTACCTACATCGTTGTGGGCGACGGCGACCGGGTCGATGCTGCGCAATATCCGTGGAGCTGGGAGCAGGCAAACTACGACGATGCCGCCTGGAAACCGGCGCAGCAACTCTGGTTTCAGGCCAAACCACGCGGTTTCGGTACCGATGGCAACTGGCAACTGATGCCCCGCCCGATTCCGATGATGGCCGAACAGCCCGTGCGGCTACAGACCGTCCGGCGCACGTCGGGTGCGCCCATGACCAATGCCTTTTTGCAGGGAAACGCCCCCGTTAACATCCCCGCCAGTACGACGGCCACGTTCCTGCTCGATCAAACTTACCTGACTAACGCCTATCCCGAGCTGACGGTCAGCGGTGGTAAAGGGGCGGTCGTGACGCTGTCGTATGCCGAAGCCTTAATCGATCAGGCGGGGAAGAAAGGCAATCGCAACGAAATCAACGGACGGCACATGCTGGGTTTCGACGATCAGTTTATCGCTGATGGTTCGGCCCGGCGTACGTTCCGGCCGCTGTGGTTTCGCACCTACCGCTACCTGCAACTGACCGTTGAAACGCGAGAACAGCCGCTGGTGCTGGACGATCTGAGTGGGCAGTTTACGGGTTATCCGTTCACCGAAAAAGCGCAGGTTAGTACGAATGATTCGACGCTCAAAAATATCTGGAACGTCGGTTGGCGCACGGCCCAGCTTTGCGCGGGCGAAACCTACTACGACTGCCCGTACTACGAACAACTGCAATACACCGGTGATACACGTATTCAGGCCCTGATTTCGCTCTACGTCACGGGTGACGACCGGCTGATGCGCAAGGCGATCACCGACTACGACCACAGCCGGTTCAGCGACGGCCTGACGCAGAGCCGTTACCCGTCGTCGGATTTTCAGGTGATTCCAACGTTTTCGCTGTTCTGGGTGTGTATGCTGCACGACTACTGGATGCACCGCCCCGACGATGCGTTTGTAAAGTCGATGCTACCGGGGATGCTGGCCGTGCTGAACTGGCACGAGCAGCGGCTGACACCAACGGGCATGAACGGCCCACTCTCGTGGTGGAACTTCGTCGACTGGTCGGACTGGAAAGGGGCGAAGGATGAAGCCGCTGGCGGTGTGCCCAACGGCGCGCGAACGGGCGGTTCGAGCATCCTGACGCTGCAACAGGCGTACACCTACCTGCGGGCGGGCGATCTGCTGGCGCATTTCGGGCAAAACGAGCGGGCCGAACACTACCGCGAACTCGCCCGCCGACTGGCCAAAGCAACCGTAGCGCAGTGCTACGACAGCAATCGGGGCCTGTTCGCCGATACTCCTGCCAAGACCAGCTACAGCCAGCACGCTAACATTCTCGCCGTACTAACCGACGCCGTACCGGCAGCGCAGCAGGCGGCCTTGCTCCAGAAAACCATCAGCGATACCAGCCTGACGCAGGCCACGTTTTACTTCAAGTTCTACCTGTTCGAAGCCCTGCGCAAAACCGGTATGGGCGATCAGTTTATTCCGCAGCTAAAACCTTGGCGCGATATGCTGGCTATGGGCCTGACAACCTTCGCCGAAAACCCGGAGCCTACCCGCTCCGACTGCCACGCCTGGAGTGCGTCGCCCCTGTACGAGCTACTGGCCACAACCTGCGGCATCCGCCCCGCCGAACCCAACTTCAAAACCGTCCGCATCGAACCCAGCTTCGGCCCGTTGACGAACATCAGCGGTAAAATGCCGCACCCGAAAGGTGATATCGCCGTCCAGTTTCAGAAGACGGCGACAGGCGGTTTAGCCGGCACCGTCACGCTGCCCGCTGGCCTGACGGGAACGCTCCGCTGGAAAGGTAAATCGCTGCTGCTGAAGAGTGGCACACAACCGGTGAGTTTGTAG